Proteins encoded within one genomic window of Brassica rapa cultivar Chiifu-401-42 chromosome A09, CAAS_Brap_v3.01, whole genome shotgun sequence:
- the LOC117127817 gene encoding uncharacterized protein LOC117127817, with protein sequence MKNQVIPIFDGEKYDFWSIKMTTILKTRKLWSVVEEGVAAPPAQVDETPETARARSLREEAMMNDTLALQILQTAVSDHIFSRIAAASTSKEAWDALKEEYEGSPQVRLIKLQTLRREYENLKMYENEDIKVFTDKIVELANQLTYHGEQKSDVQLIQKILISLPAKFDSIVSVLEQTSDLTSTKMTELIGILKAHEARLAAREESTSEGAFDARVKHKNSGVTQDNSKRQEARSGAVSARETTTMRASVGGNRRRKIQRRITECYSKKKEKAHLSLEEDSNEDHMLFSASEAATTVMEDVWLVDSGATNHMTKEESYFSKLDRSIKVPIKIGNGSTVMTAGKGDITVMTKGGKKTIRNVFLVPGLAKNLLSVPQIVSSGYRVSFQEKRCIIDDAKGRRIMDIPMTHKSYRIRMSSAQVEEALSASEQ encoded by the exons ATGAAGAATCAAGTAATCCCCATATTTGATGGAGAGAAGTACGACTTCTGGAGCATCAAGATGACAACCATTCTCAAGACCAGGAAGTTATGGTCTGTGGTTGAAGAAGGCGTAGCAGCCCCACCAGCACAAGTGGATGAAACCCCTGAAACAGCAAGGGCAAGATCGCTTAGAGAAGAAGCGATGATGAACGATACATTGGCTTTGCAAATCTTGCAAACTGCTGTATCGGATCATATATTCTCACGGATTGCAGCAGCATCAACATCCAAAGAGGCGTGGGATGCATTGAAGGAGGAGTATGAAGGCTCTCCTCAAGTTCGTttgattaaacttcaaacattgCGAAGGGAGTATGAGAATCTGAAGATGTATGAGAATGAAGACATTAAGGTCTTCACAGATAAGATAGTTGAATTGGCAAATCAATTAACTTATCATGGTGAACAGAAGTCAGATGTTCAACTCATACAGAAGATACTCATCTCTCTCCCAGCCAAGTTCGATAGCATAGTCAGTGTGTTGGAGCAAACAAGCGATTTGACTTCAACAAAGATGACAGAGTTGATCGGGATCTTGAAGGCTCATGAAGCAAGGCTGGCTGCAAGAGAAGAAAGCACCAGTGAAGGAGCATTCGATGCTCGtgttaaacacaaaaattcTGGTGTTACACAAGACAACTCAAAGCGCCAGGAGGCAAGAAGTGGTGCGGTTTCTGCAAGAGAAACAACCACAATGAGAGCGAGTGTTGGAGGAAACAGAAGAAGGAAGATCCAAAGAAGGATCACAGAA TGCtactcaaagaagaaagagaaggcacATCTGAGTCTCGAAGAAGATTCAAATGAAGATCACATGTTGTTCAGTGCGAGCGAAGCAGCAACAACAGTGATGGAAGATGTCTGGTTAGTAGACAGTGGAGCAACTAATCATATGACAAAGGAGGAGAGTTACTTCTCAAAGCTTGATAGGAGTATCAAGGTTCCAATAAAGATTGGAAATGGAAGCACAGTCATGACAGCCGGTAAAGGAGACATTACCGTCATGACCAAAGGTGGCAAGAAGACCATCAGAAATGTATTCTTGGTTCCGGGTTTGGCAAAAAATTTGTTGAGTGTTCCACAAATTGTTTCAAGCGGATACCGGGTGAGTTTCCAAGAGAAGAGATGCATCATAGATGATGCAAAAGGAAGGAGGATAATGGATATCCCAATGACTCACAAAAGCTATCGAATCAGGATGAGTTCGGCTCAGGTAGAAGAGGCCTTGAGCGCTAGTGAGCAATGA
- the LOC103840924 gene encoding disease resistance protein RFL1: protein MGSCLSVSMPCDQVVNQVSQCLSDKGSYIYDLSMNLAALEKDMEVLKAKRDDVQGRVNREEFTGCRQRLAEVQVWLKNVLDIEDEFKDLLSTSTVELQRLCCCGLCSKNVEMSYSYGKRVIRMLKIVKSTSSEGKFDVVTEKVQVTEVEEMPIQPTIVGHEALLERVWNRLMDDGVGVLGLHGMGGVGKTTLLAQINNKFTKARGSFHVVIWVVVSKNLDIHNVQEDIAKKLGLWNEEWDKKNVNRRALDIHNVLKRRKFVLFLDDIWAKVNLPTIGVPYPDVVNGCKVAFVNLLPTACVTQ from the coding sequence ATGGGAAGTTGTTTATCGGTCTCCATGCCATGTGATCAAGTTGTGAATCAAGTCTCTCAATGTTTATCCGACAAAGGAAGTTACATCTACGACCTTTCCATGAATCTAGCGGCTCTGGAGAAAGACATGGAAGTCCTCAAGGCAAAGCGTGATGATGTGCAAGGAAGGGTGAACAGAGAAGAGTTTACAGGATGTCGTCAAAGACTTGCTGAAGTCCAGGTATGGCTTAAGAATGTCCTCGACATAGAAGATGAATTTAAAGATCTACTTAGTACTAGTACCGTTGAACTCCAAAGGTTGTGTTGCTGTGGATTATGCTCCAAAAATGTGGAAATGAGCTACAGTTATGGCAAAAGAGTAATCCGGATGTTGAAAATTGTTAAGAGTACCAGTTCTGAAGGAAAATTTGATGTGGTGACTGAGAAAGTTCAAGTAACTGAGGTTGAAGAGATGCCTATTCAACCCACAATTGTTGGTCATGAGGCATTGCTTGAGAGGGTATGGAACCGTCTCATGGACGATGGAGTTGGGGTTTTGGGTTTACATGGTATGGGTGGAGTTGGCAAAACCACTCTTCTTGCGCAGATCAACAATAAGTTTACTAAAGCAAGGGGCAGCTTTCATGTTGTTATATGGGTTGTGGTGTCAAAGAATTTAGACATTCATAACGTTCAAGAAGACATAGCAAAAAAACTAGGACTTTGGAATGAGGAGTGGGATAAGAAGAATGTGAACCGTAGAGCCCTTGACATACACAACGTCCTCAAGAGACGGAAGTTTGTGTTGTTCTTGGATGATATATGGGCGAAAGTGAATTTGCCTACGATTGGAGTCCCTTATCCGGATGTGGTAAATGGATGCAAAGTAGCTTttgttaatcttttaccaaccgcttgtgttacacaatga